Sequence from the Aquimarina sp. Aq107 genome:
ATAACTGGTGGTATTAATCCACCATATCGAAGCTTTGGAAAAACAACTGAAAAAAACTGGCAGAATATTACCTCTACTACTATTGTCCAGAATCTGGAAGCTCAAATCACTGCTTTGATACCTGATTATCAGAACATATTAACTGTTAATATTTTTGATCTTTCCGGTAAAATGGTAAAAACTTTTGCTCCAACAGGAGTCGAAAACAAGATCAATACTTCATCTTGGAAATCCGGAATATATGTACTCGTTTCTGTAAGTGGCTCTAAAAGAGAAAGTATCAAATTTCATTTAAAATAAAAATTTACAAAAAACTCATTCGCGAAGAGGAGACAGAAATCTCGAATGTCTATAAATGATCGAGAAATCATAACAATTAAATCAAATATTATGTTACAAAACATGTTAAAATTAGAAGGTGTAAACAAATTAAAAAAGAATGATCAAAAAAGGATTTTTGGGGGATTAAGTTTAGCCGGAGCTGATCAAACGTATAACTGCACTTGTAAAAATCAAAATGTTGATTGGACACAACAAGCAGGAAGTGCATCTGAGGCAGCTGAGTCTATTTCATCAAAATGTGATGATGGACAAGGTGCTTGTTGGTAATATTCCTTTAGCTATTCTTAATATAACTATATAGAAACAATCCTATTATTTATTGCTGATTCTCTAACCAAAGTCGAGAATCAGCAATAATTACATTCTAAAAACAATACAAAACCCTTAGCTTTGCAAAAAAATAACACCCTATGCACTTCATTCCAGAAGCATTAGATACATATGTAGTGAACCATACAGAAAAAGAACCTGAGTTATTGGAGCAATTAACTCGTGAGACCTACCAAAAAATATTGCAACCTCGTATGTTAAGTGGACCATACCAAGGTCGTGTATTAAGTATGCTCTCTAAGTTAATTAATCCGAAAAACATTTTAGAAATCGGAACTTATACAGGCTATTCGGCTTTATGTATAGCCGAAGGAATGCAAAAAGATGGAGAACTCCATACCATAGATATTAATGAAGAATTGGAAGATTTCCAACGAAAGTATTTTGATCTTTCACCTTATGGTCATCAAATACATCAACACATAGGTAATGCTACTGAGATTATTCCAAATTTAGCTATGAAATTTGATTTGGTCTTTATCGATGCAGATAAACCAAACTATCCTACTTATTTTGATATAATTATTGACAAAATGAATCCTGGAGGCGTTATTTTATCTGATAATGTTCTTTGGAGCGGTAAAGTTATTGAAGATGTAAAAAAAGATGATCTTTCTACAAAAGCTCTGTTAGCATATAATAAAATGTTAGTAGATGATAATCGTATCGAAACAGTATTATTACCTATTAGAGATGGATTAACAATTAGTAGAGTATTATAAAAAAAGTGGAATCTATAAAGACCCCACTTTTCAGATGTATTAGTAACTACAATTGCTAATTCATTAATTATTGCACTGCTTTTAGTGCGTCGATATTACCGTAACCAAATTTACTATTTCGATTAGGATAAAACTCTCCTGCTCTTTTTAACTTATCCAATACTTGCGCTCTAGACATATTAGGATTACGTGACCAAACTAATGCCGCAATACCAGCAGTCATAGCTGTTGCTACAGAAGATCCGCCAACATAAGATTGTGAACCATTATTAAATCCTAGTACTGGTACAGTTCTACTTGTGTTACTAGCTCTTTGCATAATAATAGTAAAATCAATTTTACTACCATCGTGACAAATATCACAACGATTATATCCATTATCTTTTAATCCTGTTACTGCAACAGTTTCACTCATACTTGCTGGAAATATAACACCATACCAATTGGTAAAAGTAGTAGATGTTCCTCCGGCTGCCATGATCATTTTACCTTTTCCGTACGCATACTTAACAGCATCTTTTACATTTCCTATAGACCAAGGATATCCTACTGACATCGAAATTATTTTAACATCACTTCTATTCCCTAATGCTTTTAATGCATTACTCACTCCTTTGCGTTCGTGATAATCGTTTAAAACAACATCTTCTGTTCCTCTATATGCTACCAAATTAGAATTGTATGCAACACCAACTGGCATAAAATCATTATTACGTGGTGAGGCAATGGCAGAAGCCATCTGAGTTCCGTGCCCACACTTATCGTTCGGACCATCAACATTATTAGACCACCACCAAGGAGAATCAATAAATGTTCCGAAACGTTGTACAGACCTTCCATTAGAAGCTCCATCATTAAAACCATTTCCTAAAAGATTTTGGTTAGCTGACAAGCCAGTATCTATAAGCCCAACAGTAATTCCTGCTCCAGTACTCAGACTCCAAGCATCATCAATATTATGATTTTTATAATTCCAAGGTAATCTCGCATTGGGAGAAATCACGCTATAATCAGCACTGTTAATAGATTGTCCACTTTGAGAACAACCTGCAGATTTTTGTTGTACTTCTTCCTGTAAATAAAACCCATAACCATTAGGTTCTAAATAACGAATATTATCCATTGCAAGTAACTCTTCAATTGTTTCCAATTTGGTTACTTTTAAATCTAAAACATTCAATAAATCATCTTCTGTAATTTGAAAATTAGAACGTTTTTCTCCTTCACTCTTCTGAACAGCAACATAAATATCTTCTACAATAGTATTTAATCTAGACGATCGTTCTGTCCCTTCAATAAAACTTTCTCCTTTTTCTCCGAAACCAATTGTTAATACTTCACCTCCATGCATCACTGCACTATATAACATATGTGCTGATGCATCATTAGCCCAATCCAAATCACCATTTTGCTTAAGCTGTGTCTCAATAAAGGAGTTAATCTCTTCGATGGATAGAATTTTCTGAGAATCCAGATTCTCTTCAATAATTTCTTCAGGATTATTTTTTGAACAAGATACAACAAGGAATAACCCTAAAATTAGAGGAATAATTTTTTTCATTTTAGTATAAGATTAATGAGTTTGTGTGTTAATGACTTTTAAGATCTTTATTTCCTTAAAAACATTAAATAATTATCATTTAGTTAATTTCTGTACTAATTTATTAAATAAAATTTAAATATTGACACATTATATTGAAAGAATCTTAAAAATAATTACGTTCCTATGCTTGCATAAGACTAAAAACTGGTTCTAAATACCAATGTTTATAAGGGTTTTACAGAAAAATACTACAGAATGAAGTAACCTTAAAAAACAAAGGATTTTTTTAAAGTTAGTTATAAAAAAGGAAGGTTTTTTATTGAAATACTAAAAAAAGGTATCGTAAAATTAAAATTTACGTTTTACTGGACCAGTAACATCTTCGATATCACTTTTAACTTGATTAATTTCTTTCTTGATATCAGATGTTATAGAAGAAGGAATATCTGTATCGATTCCATGCTTTTCTGCACTTTTGGTAATTTCTGATTTGATATCATTAGTAGCATCCTTTACTATACGCATACCTTTACCTAAACCCCTTGCTATTTCAGGTATCTTATCTGCCCCAAAAACCATAACCAAAATAAATACTATAAAGGCAATTTCTGTTCCGCTTATAAATAAAGGTAATCCTATCATATTAGTGCAAATATAGCTACAATAATGTACACAAAAAAGCCGTTCGTGATCACGAACGGCTTTAATCTATAATTTAAAGGTTTTTTAACTATTGTCCTTTTACCTTATTTTTAAACTTATCAAACTTTCCTAATTTTTTATTCTTAGGCCAGCTATTATTCGAAGTATCAATATCCGCAGTTTCTTGATTAGGATCTACAACAATTTTAGAAATCGCTTTTTCTGAAGCGATCGCTCTTTTAACTGAAGCATCATTTTTTCTCCAAATCTCTGCTGGATACGTTATAGTCTCTGTAGTACCATCTTCATAAGTATACTCTACTATTAACGGCATCACTAAACCACCTGGTTTTTCAAAAGTAACTTCATAAAAATATTTTGGCTCTTTAAGAACTTCTCTTTCTTCTACAGAAAAATTATCAATCAAATATTCTTTTAAAGTCTTAGCATTATCAATGATATTACCGTTCTTTTTGATTTTTTCATATTCCTCACTACCTTCTTCTACCATAAATACTAATGGCCCAAAATCTTCAATTTTAGCTCCTCGTGCAGCTGCAAAATCCTTTGTTCTTTGATTTGGTTCTTTAGAAACAACATATTTCTTAACATCTTTAACACCAATATCTGTGTAATCTGTAGTATAGAACCATCCTCTCCAGAACCAATCTAAATCTACAGCAGATGCATCTTCCATAGTTCTAAAGAAATCTTCTGGTGTTGGGTGCTTAAACATCCATCTTTGTGAATATGTTCTAAAAGAGTAATCAAAAAGATCTCTACCCATAACAGTTTCTCTAAGAATATTTAGTCCAGTAGCAGGTTTAGAATATGCATTAGAACCAAACTGGTAAATATTATTAGACTGGGACATAATAGGAGAAATAAAACTCTGATCTCCGCTCATGTAAGGAACTATTTTAGCTGCAGGACCTCTTCTAGAAGGATATTTTTTAAGTGGTGCTATTGCATCTGGATACCATTCTCCAAAATCTTGTTCTGCAACATACTGAACAAAAGTATTAAGACCTTCATCCATCCAAGTCCATTGACGCTCATCACTATTTACAATCATTGGAAAAAAGTTGTGTCCAACCTCGTGTATTATAACACTCATCATTCCGAATTTAGTACGATCATTGAACTTTCCTTCTTTATCAGGTCTTCCATAATTCCAACAAATCATAGGATACTCCATCCCTTGATTCTTAGCGTGTACAGAAATGGCTTTGTGATATGGATAATCAAAAGTCATTCTACTATATGATTTTAATGTACTTGCTACTGCTTTAGTTGACCAATCTTCCCATAAAGGATTCCCTTCTTTAGGATACATGGAAACTGCCATTACATCTTTACCTCCAATTTTTACCGCCATCATATCCCAAATAAATCTTCTAGAAGTAGCAAACCCAAAATCTCTCACATTTTTTGCACTAAGTTTCCAAGTTTTTTTACTTTCAGAAAATGTTTTTTCTTTAGCCTCTGCTTCTTTCTGAGTTACAATAAGAACTGGTTTATCGTATGATTTCTTAGCCTTTTCATAGCGACTAATCATTTCTTTAGTAAATACCTCTTTTCTATTTACCAAAACTCCTGTCGCATCTAAAATATGATCCGCTGGTACCGTAATATTAACATCAAAATCTCCAAAAGGAAGTGCAAACTCTCCTCTTCCCCAGAATTGGTGATTCTGCCATCCTTCTACATCATTATACACTGCCATTCTAGGATAAAACTGTGCGATAACATACGCTCTATTTCCATCTTCGAATTCTTCATAACCCGATCTTCCTCTTCCATTAACGTGATCGTTAATGTTATACCACCAATCTATAGAAAACACAAATTTACTACCGGATGCTAAATCTTTAGGCATCTCTACACGCATCATTGTTCCATTAATAGTATATTCTAAAGGTTTACCCGAAGTATCTTTAACAGCCGTGATATTAAATCCTCCATCAAAAGACTCTCCTAAATATTTACCTACAAATCTATTTGCCTGAACAGCTGCATCAACCCCAGTTGGTTGAATTAATGGTGTTTTTGATTTTCTGGATCGCATATTCTGATCTAATTGTACCCAAAGAAATTCTAAATTATCAGGAGAATTATTAGTATACGTAATAGTTTCTTTACCCGTAAGTTTTTTGTTTTTATCATCAAGCTCAATGTCCATTTTATAATCTGCTTGTTGTTGGTAATAAGCAGAACCTGGAGCTCCAGAAGCAGTTCGATACATATTTGGTGTAGCAAATTCATCATACATTTGCTTAAACTTATTCTGATTTGTATGCCCCAATTCACGAGTTTCCTCGCTGTTTTTTTCATTTTGAGCGTACAATCCTAAACCAGAAACAAAGAACGTCACCGTTAGTATAAAAAGTGTTTTTTTCATTAGAGTGTAATTGTGTTAAGTAATAAATTGCAAAATAGTTGTTTTTTAAAAGTTTACTGATTTATTCACTAAACTTTAACATGCCTTGATCTTTTTCTTTTTCGAGTATAAGGCTTTTACGTTTTTTTTGTTTTTTAACGTGTATAATATTCTGCTGATCATCAAAAAAGTCCATTAAAACTTGATTAGAAACAACTATTGTTCTTAAAGATTCAATATTTTTTACCTCCAGATAACACAACACTAAATCATTGTCATATTCTTTTCCTATAAAATCAAAAAAGACTTCCTCTCCGTTTACCGTAATTGACAGCTTTTGTTTTAGATATGTAGTCAGATATTGATCTACCTTTTCTTCTTGTTTATCAGAAACTAACTCTATAGTCTCATCATATCTTTTCTTAAGAACTTCTTCAATATCATCGATAAAAATCCTAGAAATAATCTGCAAAGATTTTTGTTCTTCTATATATTCTATTTGTGTTACACTAACATAGAATTTATGTAAGACGGTAAATGAACTCAATGAGACCAGAAATACCGATAAAATAATTAATAATTTCTTCAATTTCAAATAATTTATAGGATGGTAAATGTACTATTTTGACATAAAATATTATGCCAAAAATGTTTTATTAAATAAAAAGAAAATTATTCATCAATTTCTTTAAACTCTTTATAGGACTTTGATTTAACCTGAAAAAACTCTAATAATGATAATTTTTTAGTGTTTTCTAATAAGTTTTCAAAATAACTATCTTCTGCGCAATAATACATGAAATCAGAGATTAGATCTTCTGGCAGTCCTAAATCATTTGTGAAAAATGTAACACTGAATGAGGTTTCGCCTCTATGAATTAGTTTATCTAAATCTTGAATAGCTTTTATTTTTTTTAATTTTTTCAGTGTTCCATTTAGATAATTAATCGGTCGATCTATAATTCCGGATTTTGCAGTATAGATTCTTCTTTCTACTTGGGTAGGTTGTTTTATATCTCTGAAAGGAAGTCCTAGACTTTTATTGTTTACAAAAGGTTTAACTTCGATATCCTTCGTGTCTTTATCAATATTTCCTGAAAGATTAACATCACTAACATTTACCTGATCTAATTTTCTAACAACAGGAGTTAGTTTTATTCGAAAATCTTGGTTATTTATATCAAAATCTCCTACAATAAGAGAAACTATTTCATATTGGACAGAAGAAAAAATAATGGAATCATTAATTGATGCAGGAATTTCAAAATAACCTTTGTCATCATTGGTAGTTCCTATCTTCTTAGTATAGTTTACAATATTTATGGCAAATCCCTCTAATGAATCAGCAACGATAATTCCCTTTAGTCTTTGAGATTGTCCAAAGCTATTTACTAAAACAAAAAGAAATATGAAGATGGGTAAAATTTTGGTCATATAATGAATTAGTTTTATGACCAGATTCAATCTATTTTCTTACAGATAAACTTGAAAATTCCGTCATACTAATTCAAAAGACGAAAAATCATAAAAAATGTTGCGATTATATCAATACTATTTACGATCCTTATAAACTTTACTTTGAGAAACTAAAAATTCAAGAAGATTTAACTCGTTCCCTTCCTCCAGATATGATTTATTTAATCCATTTTCTTCTGCAAAGAAGATAAAGTCATTAATCTGGTCCATTTCTAAAGCTAAATTTGTTTTAAAAAACTCATCATTGTACATTTTTCTAACCTTAACATCTATATCCGCCGGAACCTTATCCTCATTTTTATCTTTATTCTTAAAAACTATCTTAAAAAGATTCACAAAGTTTAGTCCATAAATCATCCTATCTTCTAAAAAGACTTTGTTTTCTAACTCAGATAATTCATCAGCTGTCCAATCATAATCCGTATCATTAATCCTATCCGAGGTAAGTCTAGCGACATCATCTAATCCGCTCTCTGAAACATCAATTTTTTTAACGTCAATAGAAACATTACCTAACAGATCGTATGGAGTAACAATAACTTCATCTAGCAGATTAACAGATTCATTCAAAAAAATGTTCAACCTCCTATTATTTAATACACCCTTATCAATTAATACTACAAACTTTTGATATTGCATCGCTATTACCTCTATTTTATCATTGGTACCAACACTTATCCTAAAATTACCTTTATCATCTGTAATAGTCCCCTTTTTAGTAGTCAAGTTATAGACAACAACGCCCTCGACATCATCACCAATCGGGGCACTTACTCGACCATCAATCATAACTCTAGATGTTATCTGAGCAAAAGAAAAACTAATTGTAAAACATATAAAGAGTAGGGATAATTTCATTTTC
This genomic interval carries:
- a CDS encoding O-methyltransferase — protein: MHFIPEALDTYVVNHTEKEPELLEQLTRETYQKILQPRMLSGPYQGRVLSMLSKLINPKNILEIGTYTGYSALCIAEGMQKDGELHTIDINEELEDFQRKYFDLSPYGHQIHQHIGNATEIIPNLAMKFDLVFIDADKPNYPTYFDIIIDKMNPGGVILSDNVLWSGKVIEDVKKDDLSTKALLAYNKMLVDDNRIETVLLPIRDGLTISRVL
- a CDS encoding S8/S53 family peptidase, whose product is MKKIIPLILGLFLVVSCSKNNPEEIIEENLDSQKILSIEEINSFIETQLKQNGDLDWANDASAHMLYSAVMHGGEVLTIGFGEKGESFIEGTERSSRLNTIVEDIYVAVQKSEGEKRSNFQITEDDLLNVLDLKVTKLETIEELLAMDNIRYLEPNGYGFYLQEEVQQKSAGCSQSGQSINSADYSVISPNARLPWNYKNHNIDDAWSLSTGAGITVGLIDTGLSANQNLLGNGFNDGASNGRSVQRFGTFIDSPWWWSNNVDGPNDKCGHGTQMASAIASPRNNDFMPVGVAYNSNLVAYRGTEDVVLNDYHERKGVSNALKALGNRSDVKIISMSVGYPWSIGNVKDAVKYAYGKGKMIMAAGGTSTTFTNWYGVIFPASMSETVAVTGLKDNGYNRCDICHDGSKIDFTIIMQRASNTSRTVPVLGFNNGSQSYVGGSSVATAMTAGIAALVWSRNPNMSRAQVLDKLKRAGEFYPNRNSKFGYGNIDALKAVQ
- a CDS encoding twin-arginine translocase TatA/TatE family subunit, whose product is MIGLPLFISGTEIAFIVFILVMVFGADKIPEIARGLGKGMRIVKDATNDIKSEITKSAEKHGIDTDIPSSITSDIKKEINQVKSDIEDVTGPVKRKF
- a CDS encoding M1 family metallopeptidase; this translates as MKKTLFILTVTFFVSGLGLYAQNEKNSEETRELGHTNQNKFKQMYDEFATPNMYRTASGAPGSAYYQQQADYKMDIELDDKNKKLTGKETITYTNNSPDNLEFLWVQLDQNMRSRKSKTPLIQPTGVDAAVQANRFVGKYLGESFDGGFNITAVKDTSGKPLEYTINGTMMRVEMPKDLASGSKFVFSIDWWYNINDHVNGRGRSGYEEFEDGNRAYVIAQFYPRMAVYNDVEGWQNHQFWGRGEFALPFGDFDVNITVPADHILDATGVLVNRKEVFTKEMISRYEKAKKSYDKPVLIVTQKEAEAKEKTFSESKKTWKLSAKNVRDFGFATSRRFIWDMMAVKIGGKDVMAVSMYPKEGNPLWEDWSTKAVASTLKSYSRMTFDYPYHKAISVHAKNQGMEYPMICWNYGRPDKEGKFNDRTKFGMMSVIIHEVGHNFFPMIVNSDERQWTWMDEGLNTFVQYVAEQDFGEWYPDAIAPLKKYPSRRGPAAKIVPYMSGDQSFISPIMSQSNNIYQFGSNAYSKPATGLNILRETVMGRDLFDYSFRTYSQRWMFKHPTPEDFFRTMEDASAVDLDWFWRGWFYTTDYTDIGVKDVKKYVVSKEPNQRTKDFAAARGAKIEDFGPLVFMVEEGSEEYEKIKKNGNIIDNAKTLKEYLIDNFSVEEREVLKEPKYFYEVTFEKPGGLVMPLIVEYTYEDGTTETITYPAEIWRKNDASVKRAIASEKAISKIVVDPNQETADIDTSNNSWPKNKKLGKFDKFKNKVKGQ
- a CDS encoding DUF6702 family protein is translated as MKKLLIILSVFLVSLSSFTVLHKFYVSVTQIEYIEEQKSLQIISRIFIDDIEEVLKKRYDETIELVSDKQEEKVDQYLTTYLKQKLSITVNGEEVFFDFIGKEYDNDLVLCYLEVKNIESLRTIVVSNQVLMDFFDDQQNIIHVKKQKKRKSLILEKEKDQGMLKFSE
- a CDS encoding carboxypeptidase-like regulatory domain-containing protein — encoded protein: MKMKLSLLFICFTISFSFAQITSRVMIDGRVSAPIGDDVEGVVVYNLTTKKGTITDDKGNFRISVGTNDKIEVIAMQYQKFVVLIDKGVLNNRRLNIFLNESVNLLDEVIVTPYDLLGNVSIDVKKIDVSESGLDDVARLTSDRINDTDYDWTADELSELENKVFLEDRMIYGLNFVNLFKIVFKNKDKNEDKVPADIDVKVRKMYNDEFFKTNLALEMDQINDFIFFAEENGLNKSYLEEGNELNLLEFLVSQSKVYKDRK